The genomic stretch CCGCAGCGCCCCGGCAGGGCACTGGGGCGGGAGGACATccaggccacggcgccaggtccTTTCCCAAGAGCTGGCTGGGAGGGCGCGTCCGAGAGCTTGGAGCCACCAGCACGCCCTAAGCGGCGGGGCCAGGCGATCGGCGAGGTGGGATATTGGCTTCCCACCGCGGGGGACCGGGCGCCCCGTTCCTAGACTGGCTCCTAGGGCTGGGGTAGGACTCCCGGCGTCTTGGGAGCCCCGTGCGGAGTACAGTGGTGGGCCGGCTGGCGTGTTCTTAAGGGTAACACAAGGTCCCGGGGGTCCACAAGCCGGGCCCAAGGAACGTGGCGGGGATGGAGGCACGACATAGGCGGGAGGATggaggtggggagcagagtgTTTTGGGGAAGCTCGTTTACTGGGGCGCATGCAGCGAGGGTCTGCCGCCCCCTGGTGGCAATTTTGGGAAGCGCCTCGAAGGTGGCAAGCAGGTGAGAACGCCGCCTTGTCTGGTGCAGCGAACCAGGAATTAGGAGAGCGACCTTTCTAGTCCTGGTTAGGAGCCCCCTTTCCCTGCACCCCCTCCTACCCGCCACGCAAATACAGGGCGCTCCCTTCCTCAGGGCgtcttcccttctcccctcaaAGCAAGGAGACCTACATCTCCAGGATGGTTAGAACCAGGGCAGGATGGAGGACAGCCGGTTAGAAGGCTTCTGGTCCAGCAATTAGTGAAAACGAGACCAAATGAGCAGTTAGAACGCATGCAGGCATTGCATATTCCAGGCTGTGGCCATGCCCTTTGGTTTGGCTGTTCCCCCAGGCCCAATGAAAGCCACTCATACACTATTTAAAACTAAgtcagattttattctttttcatagaCCACatcatttaataataaaaaaaataaaaataaaaattgaacaaaaggaaaaggtgGATATAAAGTGGAACCGGTCAGCAAGAGGCAAGGCTGCAGGAGAGAAGAGTGGGAACTGCAGGGGCCCCGGGCCTCAGGAGGGGACGCTGATTCAGCTCATAggtgacccagtcctggccccgGCTGTTCCCAAGGAGGCTGTGAGTACCCAAGGGAGGTGGTGTGAAAAGGATGGTCAAACTGGAGCGGTCGAGGGACACCTGGCTTTCCCCACTCGGGCCAACCACCCTCCCCGCCTTAACCTAGCTCTTCCCTCTCACAGACTCAACAAGGGaaatgagagggagaaaaggacCGAGTCCCAGGAGTTAGGTTAAGGGGGTGGGCGAGGACAGCCACTGCTCCATTTGGTTGTGGGGACAGGTGGCAGCCAGACACGAGCACTGGGCAAACGGTGTGAGGAGACCCTTGGTTCCAGGGTGGTTGAGATTGTACCTATCCCGCTGTGGCCTTGCACCCCCCCTCGGGACAGAGTGGCTGGGACCGGCAGCTCTCCTAGTGTTTTCCAGGCTAGCGGCGCCCGCCCCGGTCCCGCACCGGTGTGCTCCGACTCCGGCTCCTGCTGTGGCGCTTGGTGTCTCTGCGATCTCGCTCCCGGCCCCTTTCTCGGTCTCGTTCCCTGTCTCGGTCTCGTTCCCCCCTGTCtcgctccctctccctctctcgctctctctccctctccctgctgtgCTCCCGCCTCTTCTCCCGCTCCAGCTGTCGGGTCCGTTCCCGCTCAGCTTCCTTCTCCCGCTccttctgctcttcctcctcttgcTCCTTCCGCCGTTTCTCTCGCTCCTTGGCCCGTTCAGCCCGCTCTGCCTCCTTCTGAACAATCTGCAGCAGGCAGAAAGGCAAAGAGTTGGCACCTCGGCCCCACTCCATCCCCCTGCGGTCCTAGTTCAGGGTCTCCGGCCCAGCTGGGactccccagggcacctgtccTTCCTCCAAGTTTCCAACTCTTACACACATACGAGGTACAGGCACCACCCCCACCTGGTCTTTGGTGTTTTCCTAGTTTCCGTCAGCCTGgatgtaaacaaatctttttcctTTACTTACTCAAATAGTCTAAGCCTAAAATTCCCAAAGGCCCATTACTGTGAAGCTGATTTTAACAAGTAAAAACTCTGGAGACTGAAACAGGTGAGTTTGTCAAACAGCCTTTCCAGCTGACTGAAATCACGTTCTAGGAAGCTTGGCTGGCCCTGCCAacttcagttcctgccacccaggggcaCACTGTTTTGTACAACCGCCCTTTCCTGGGACATTCAGCTGCCTCCCTGTATCTCTCCTAACTCAGGCAGTGGGCCGGCGTGCTCCTGCGGTCCTCCAACTTTCCCCACGCACTGACTCCAGCCCAGATGGCACTCTGAAGATGGCACAAAGGAGGCCACTCACCTGGCTGTCAGTCAGTGGGAGCCAATAAATGCAAGGAGCTGCCTTGGTCTTCCGGAAAAGGTCATCCAGCAGCTTGGCAGGTGGCTCCTCCTGGGCCTTTTCTGAGGTGGAAGAGACAGGGTCACACCGAGTCCCTGGGCCCTCTGTCCCAGCCCACCTCCTAGCAGGTGTGTGCCAAGTaccttttttctcactcttcttCTCTTTTGATTTTGCACGTTCCTTGCGGCGGCGGTCACGGGAGCGTGACCGGGAACGGGGTCCCTCTCGCACTTTGTCCCGATCCCATTCCCGCTCTGATCGGGTTCGCTCCCGCCGCTCCATTTCCCGTTCCCGCTCTGCCCACTGCTCTCGTACTGCCCGCTCCTGTTCCCGCTGCTCTGCCCGGGGGTGTTGTGGTGgctggactgggggtgggggtggggggtgcaggGGTCGTGGTACCCCTTGCTCCTCTGCCTTTGCTTCAGAGGGGCGGTCCACCAAGAGGCCCCGGTGATAATCCAGCTGTGGGCAGAGGAGGGACAAGGACCGTCAGGATGGAATCCATATCCTTGAGGCCCCATGATTCAACTATAGAaaccagagaggaagggaggagagcagagCAAAGAGCAGTGACTCGGGGACAGCAGCTGTGCCTGGGGTCAGAGTTGGAATCCAGTGGGTAACGGCTTCCGCCTGCACGCCAACCCCCCTTACTTTACTGAGGTCTCTTACCTCTTCTTGCTCAGCATAGTCAGCACAAAGGAATTTCGGGTTGGACTGTGGCCACTTAACCCCATGCAGAGCAGTGCGGGTGGCAACTGCCTCCTCTACTGTTGAGTACTGGTGGAGGAACAAGGCAGAAAATCATGGCATGCTTTCAATAAGTCCCATCTGCTTTATCACTGTGAACCCTGCTGTCAGTCACACAAGGAAGATGCCACAACCCCCAGAATGAGCTTCTCTCCTACCGTGACAAAGCAGTGAGACTTGATCTTGTCAATCCAAAAGGCCTCCTCCACCAAGGTTCCTGTGCGGCCCAATAACTCCTTTAGCTGGCCTAAAGTGAATGGTCGGACCTACCAAGGAAAACAGACATTGGAGCCTAGGGAAAAGCAAGCCCAACTTCCACGTAAGCAGTGCTAAGACTTCGCCAGCTGCCGCTGCGGGAATAGATCTGGGAGCGTTGGTAAGGGCAGAGCAGGAGTGTCGAGGGCGAGTGCAGGCAGCACTCAAACACACATCACGTGCTGAGCCTCGGCAAATCCTGTAGAAGGTAGTTTTCtcttcccattttccagatgagggAATAGGTTAATAACTCAGACAGGGTCAGGGAGTTAGTGAGAGGCCTAGGAGCCTAACCTAGGAATCCCCAGCCACTGAGCAAGTCTGGAAAGTGAGAAACAAGTGACTTACCAGGTTGGAGATATGGACAATGTTACTAATCTTGCCGCGGGGCGGGGAGGGCACCTGGGCGGTTCGCACGGGGTCATCGATGGTGATGGACACTCCAGACTTCTGCTGGCTGATGGAGCGCCGAGTTAAGGTGTCACCTAAAGTCACTGTGGGAGAGCGCACGGAACAGCTCTTAGGAGGAGCAGTGCTGGCTTTCCTGCCTCTAGACTGAGCACATGGCCCCACTCCTCACTGCCAAGCTTGCTAGTCTGGAGCGCTGAAGGGGCAGGAAGTGTGAGGGCGCCAAGCAGAGACCTGCCCCCACGGGACATGCGTGCAGTGCTCTGGGAACTCTGGAAAGTTGCTGTCCAGTGCCTCACAAACCTTTCTTGACTTCATGCTCCACAGGTGGAGGCAAGGCCACCTCCACCGACACCTGGGGAGGCACAGGGGGTTCTGCTTCTggctccttctcctcttcctcttcttcccgcTGCCCGTTCTCCTGGCCCTCTGCGGGAACGACCTATAAGGGTCATCAGATTACAGTGGGTGTCTGTTAACCAGCAATGGACACTTtttccagcctggctccctggctAGCAGAGCTTGGCTGCCACTGCAAGCATATGCTCCCAGCACGTTTCATCCTTGGGGGAGAGCTTACCCCCACCAGATCCTGTCATGGTCAACACCCCCCAAATCTGACTCAAGGACAACTGGGGAAGACAGCTGGCACTGGAGGCCTTGTGAGCTACAGTCTCTCTCACCACGACTTGATTTTTGCCACTATAGTGTGCCAGTGGGCCATAGCCATGAGCCAGTGCACTGCTGTGGCT from Ochotona princeps isolate mOchPri1 chromosome 6, mOchPri1.hap1, whole genome shotgun sequence encodes the following:
- the ACIN1 gene encoding apoptotic chromatin condensation inducer in the nucleus isoform X9, translating into MLSESKEGEEKEEVTMDTSESRPENEVPEPPMPMADQVSNDDRPEGSAEDEEKKESSLPKSFKRKISVVSATKGVPAGNSDTEGGQPGRKRRWGASTATTQKKPSISITTESLKSLIPDIKPLAGQEAVVDLHADDSRISEDETERNGDDGTHDKGLKICRTVTQVVPAEGQENGQREEEEEEKEPEAEPPVPPQVSVEVALPPPVEHEVKKVTLGDTLTRRSISQQKSGVSITIDDPVRTAQVPSPPRGKISNIVHISNLVRPFTLGQLKELLGRTGTLVEEAFWIDKIKSHCFVTYSTVEEAVATRTALHGVKWPQSNPKFLCADYAEQEELDYHRGLLVDRPSEAKAEEQGVPRPLHPPPPPPVQPPQHPRAEQREQERAVREQWAEREREMERRERTRSEREWDRDKVREGPRSRSRSRDRRRKERAKSKEKKSEKKEKAQEEPPAKLLDDLFRKTKAAPCIYWLPLTDSQIVQKEAERAERAKEREKRRKEQEEEEQKEREKEAERERTRQLEREKRREHSRERERERERERERDRGERDRDRERDRERGRERDRRDTKRHSRSRSRSTPVRDRGGRR